From a region of the Rouxiella sp. S1S-2 genome:
- the ppk1 gene encoding polyphosphate kinase 1: MGQEKLYIDKELSWLSFNERVLQEAADKSNPLIERMRFLGIYSNNLDEFYKVRFADLKRRILISEEQGFIGASRHLLKKIQAKVMRIDQEFDSLYNDLLLEMARNQIFLINERQVSENQQAWLRQYFKHHLRQFITPILVNQETNLVQFLKDDYTYLAVEIIRGEKIDYALLEIPSDKVPRFVNLPPEAPRRRKPMILLDNILRYCLDDIFKGFFDYDSLNAYSMKMTRDAEYDLVTEMESSLLELMSSSLKQRLTAEPVRFVYQRDMPDEMVELLREKLGISNYDSVIPGGRYHNFKDFINFPNVGKANMVNRPIARLRHLWFDNFRNGFAAIRKQDVLLYYPYYTFEHVLELLRQAAFDPNVLSIKINIYRVAKDSRIIESMIHAAHNGKKVTVVVELQARFDEEANIHWAKRLTEAGVHVIFSAPGLKIHAKLFLISRREDDEIVRYAHIGTGNFNEKTARLYTDYSLLTADSRITNEVRRVFNFIENPYRPVTFEHLMVSPQNSRSMLYALIDQEIANAQAGEKAGITLKINNLVDKGLIDRLYAASSFGVKIRLLIRGMCSLVPDLAGVSENIQVTSIVDRYLEHDRVYTFENKGDTKVYLSSADWMTRNIDYRIEVAVALLDPVIKQRVLDLLAIQFSDTVKARVIDKELSNRYVPRGNRRKVRAQVAIYDYLKAFELNNQTPPKDPA, translated from the coding sequence ATGGGTCAGGAAAAACTGTATATAGATAAAGAGTTGAGTTGGTTGTCCTTCAATGAGCGAGTACTGCAGGAGGCGGCTGACAAGAGTAACCCATTGATCGAACGTATGCGCTTTCTGGGGATTTATTCGAACAACCTTGATGAATTCTATAAGGTCCGTTTTGCCGACTTGAAGCGACGTATCCTGATCAGCGAGGAGCAGGGTTTTATCGGCGCATCACGCCATTTGCTAAAAAAGATCCAGGCAAAGGTGATGCGTATCGATCAGGAATTTGACAGCCTGTACAATGATTTGCTGTTAGAAATGGCCCGCAACCAAATATTTCTAATCAATGAGCGTCAGGTTTCAGAAAACCAGCAGGCCTGGCTGCGTCAGTATTTCAAGCATCACCTGCGCCAATTTATTACGCCGATTTTGGTCAATCAGGAAACGAACCTGGTTCAGTTTCTTAAGGATGACTACACCTATCTGGCGGTAGAAATCATTCGTGGCGAAAAAATAGACTATGCGCTGCTCGAAATCCCTTCCGACAAGGTTCCTCGCTTTGTGAACCTGCCGCCAGAAGCGCCGCGTCGCCGCAAGCCAATGATTCTTCTAGATAACATTCTACGTTACTGCCTCGACGACATCTTTAAGGGCTTCTTCGATTACGATTCGCTCAACGCCTATTCGATGAAAATGACCCGCGATGCCGAATATGACCTGGTCACAGAAATGGAGTCTAGCCTGCTGGAGCTGATGTCATCGAGCCTGAAGCAGCGTCTGACTGCTGAACCGGTGCGCTTTGTTTATCAACGCGATATGCCTGATGAAATGGTCGAACTGCTGCGCGAAAAGCTGGGTATTTCCAACTACGATTCCGTCATCCCCGGCGGGCGCTACCATAACTTTAAAGACTTTATTAATTTCCCGAACGTCGGCAAGGCCAATATGGTCAACCGCCCGATTGCGCGCCTTCGCCACCTGTGGTTTGACAATTTCCGCAACGGCTTCGCCGCTATTCGAAAGCAGGACGTTCTGCTTTACTACCCTTATTACACCTTCGAGCACGTGCTCGAACTGCTGCGTCAGGCAGCCTTCGATCCTAACGTGCTGTCGATTAAAATTAATATTTATCGCGTCGCCAAAGACTCGCGCATCATTGAATCGATGATCCATGCAGCGCACAACGGTAAAAAAGTCACCGTAGTGGTTGAGCTTCAGGCGCGATTTGACGAAGAGGCCAATATTCACTGGGCCAAACGACTGACCGAGGCCGGTGTACACGTTATTTTCTCCGCGCCGGGGCTTAAGATCCACGCCAAACTATTTCTTATCTCGCGCCGCGAAGATGATGAAATTGTCCGCTATGCTCATATTGGTACCGGCAATTTCAATGAGAAAACGGCCCGTCTGTACACCGATTATTCGTTACTGACCGCCGACTCCCGAATCACCAATGAAGTGCGTCGCGTGTTCAACTTCATTGAAAATCCTTACCGGCCGGTGACCTTTGAACACCTGATGGTGTCGCCACAAAATTCACGCAGCATGCTGTATGCGCTGATAGACCAGGAAATCGCCAACGCGCAGGCCGGCGAAAAGGCAGGGATTACCCTTAAAATAAACAACCTTGTTGATAAAGGACTGATCGACAGACTTTATGCCGCCTCCAGTTTCGGGGTCAAAATACGTCTATTGATCCGCGGCATGTGCTCACTGGTGCCCGATTTGGCAGGCGTCAGCGAAAACATTCAGGTCACCAGCATTGTCGACCGTTATCTTGAACATGACCGCGTTTATACATTTGAAAACAAAGGCGATACTAAGGTCTATCTGTCGTCAGCAGACTGGATGACGCGCAATATTGATTACCGAATCGAGGTGGCGGTTGCCCTGCTCGATCCGGTGATAAAACAGCGCGTGCTGGACCTGCTGGCGATACAGTTCAGTGACACGGTAAAAGCAAGAGTTATTGATAAAGAGCTCAGTAACCGTTATGTTCCACGCGGAAATCGTCGCAAGGTGCGCGCTCAGGTGGCGATCTATGACTATTTAAAAGCGTTTGAACTTAATAATCAAACACCACCTAAAGACCCTGCGTGA
- the cydB gene encoding cytochrome d ubiquinol oxidase subunit II, producing the protein MGIDLPLIWFVIIIFGIMMYVVMDGFDLGIGLLFPFVKKSEDRDVMMNTVAPVWDGNETWLVLGGAGLYGAFPLAYSVILDALAMPLTIMLFGLIFRGVAFEFRFKASEEKRHIWDKSFIWGSLVATFCQGVVLGAFIDGMPVVNRVYAGGPMDWLTPFTVFCGLGLIVAYALIGCTWLIMKTQGSLQQKMHDMAKPLLFTLLAVLAVVSIWTPMTHADIAHRWFSRPNLFWFLPVPVLVLLVSFWLVKAVNRNAHYTPFLLTLALVFLGYSGLGISVWPNIIPPSITYWQASSPPQSQGFILVGALVIIPIILVYTFWSYYVFRGKVTPDQGYH; encoded by the coding sequence ATGGGTATCGACTTGCCGTTGATCTGGTTCGTCATTATCATTTTCGGCATCATGATGTATGTCGTAATGGATGGTTTCGACTTAGGTATTGGTCTGCTCTTTCCGTTCGTTAAAAAGAGCGAAGATCGTGATGTGATGATGAACACCGTCGCCCCCGTTTGGGACGGTAACGAAACCTGGCTGGTGCTGGGCGGTGCGGGCCTTTATGGCGCGTTCCCGCTGGCCTACTCGGTGATCCTTGATGCATTGGCGATGCCATTGACCATCATGCTGTTTGGCCTGATTTTCCGCGGCGTGGCGTTTGAATTCCGTTTCAAGGCCAGTGAAGAAAAGCGTCACATCTGGGACAAATCCTTCATCTGGGGTTCACTGGTGGCTACCTTCTGTCAGGGCGTGGTGCTGGGTGCTTTCATCGACGGTATGCCGGTTGTTAACCGCGTTTACGCCGGTGGCCCGATGGATTGGCTGACGCCATTCACCGTGTTCTGCGGTCTGGGTCTGATCGTGGCTTATGCGTTGATTGGCTGTACCTGGCTTATCATGAAAACCCAAGGCTCGCTGCAGCAAAAAATGCACGACATGGCGAAACCTTTGCTGTTCACTCTGCTGGCCGTGCTGGCTGTCGTCAGCATCTGGACGCCAATGACCCACGCTGACATCGCGCATCGCTGGTTCAGCAGGCCTAACCTGTTCTGGTTCCTGCCGGTGCCTGTTCTGGTGCTGCTGGTGTCATTCTGGTTGGTGAAAGCGGTAAACCGCAATGCGCATTACACGCCGTTCCTGCTCACGCTGGCACTGGTGTTCCTGGGTTACAGCGGTTTGGGCATCAGTGTATGGCCAAACATCATTCCACCGTCCATCACGTATTGGCAGGCATCGTCCCCGCCGCAGAGTCAGGGCTTTATTCTGGTTGGCGCGTTGGTGATTATCCCCATCATTCTGGTTTACACCTTCTGGAGCTACTATGTGTTCCGTGGGAAAGTGACGCCGGATCAGGGTTACCACTGA
- a CDS encoding DUF2474 domain-containing protein, with the protein MDDKTVPAKNVSFWKKISWLVIIYGGSVLALFVVASAFHILMFAAGMRTHG; encoded by the coding sequence ATGGACGACAAAACCGTCCCGGCGAAAAACGTCTCTTTTTGGAAAAAGATTTCCTGGTTGGTGATTATCTACGGCGGCAGCGTACTGGCTCTGTTCGTGGTCGCCAGCGCGTTTCACATCTTGATGTTTGCTGCCGGAATGAGAACGCACGGCTAA
- the purN gene encoding phosphoribosylglycinamide formyltransferase, with product MKRIVVLVSGDGSNLQALIDSCQQGRVNATLSAVFSNKASAYGLERAQAAGIPAHALDPKAYADRVAFDAALMEEIDAYQPDLVVLAGYMRILSPDFVDRYAGRMLNIHPSLLPKYPGLHTHQKAIDNKDAEHGTSVHFVTQELDGGPVVLQAKVPVFEEDTAEDLNERVQTQEHNIYPLVVSWFVDGRLVLRDGQPVLDGKILPAEGHAAD from the coding sequence ATGAAAAGGATCGTTGTTTTAGTTTCTGGCGATGGAAGCAACCTCCAGGCATTAATCGATTCCTGCCAGCAGGGAAGAGTTAACGCCACACTCAGTGCCGTTTTCAGTAATAAAGCGTCGGCCTATGGTCTTGAACGCGCGCAGGCGGCGGGTATTCCCGCTCATGCGTTAGACCCAAAGGCGTATGCCGATCGCGTTGCGTTTGACGCCGCTCTTATGGAAGAGATTGACGCCTATCAGCCCGACCTCGTGGTTCTTGCCGGGTATATGCGTATTCTCAGCCCAGACTTCGTGGATCGTTACGCGGGTCGCATGCTGAATATTCACCCTTCTCTGTTGCCGAAATACCCTGGGTTACACACCCACCAAAAGGCTATCGACAATAAAGATGCTGAACATGGCACCTCAGTGCACTTCGTCACTCAGGAGCTCGACGGCGGACCCGTTGTACTTCAGGCTAAAGTCCCTGTTTTTGAAGAAGATACCGCCGAAGATTTGAATGAGCGCGTGCAGACTCAAGAGCACAATATTTATCCTCTGGTGGTGAGCTGGTTCGTTGACGGACGCCTGGTTTTGCGCGACGGACAGCCGGTTCTCGACGGGAAAATCTTGCCTGCCGAAGGCCACGCCGCCGACTGA
- the speG gene encoding spermidine N1-acetyltransferase encodes MFSANRIRLRPLEKDDLTFVHRLDNNANVMRYWFEEPYEAYVELEDLYAKHIHDQSERRFITEFQGTRVGLVELVEINHIHRRAEFQIIIDPNHQGQGFASEAARLAMDYAFSVLNLYKLYLIVDKENDKAIHIYRKLGFEMEAELRNEFFVNGEYRSVIRMCIFQPEFLVRYKTKTAESPAIEALGAGVL; translated from the coding sequence ATGTTCAGCGCCAACCGCATCAGACTTCGCCCACTGGAAAAGGACGATCTGACGTTCGTACACCGCCTTGATAACAATGCTAACGTCATGCGTTACTGGTTCGAAGAACCTTACGAAGCCTACGTTGAGTTAGAAGATCTCTACGCCAAACACATCCATGACCAAAGCGAGCGCCGCTTTATTACTGAATTTCAGGGAACCCGTGTCGGTCTGGTTGAACTGGTTGAAATAAACCACATTCACCGCCGCGCTGAATTTCAGATAATCATCGACCCCAACCATCAGGGCCAGGGTTTTGCTAGCGAAGCCGCTCGTTTGGCGATGGATTACGCCTTTTCCGTCCTCAATTTGTACAAATTGTACCTGATTGTTGATAAGGAAAATGACAAGGCTATCCACATCTATCGCAAACTGGGCTTTGAAATGGAAGCCGAGCTTAGAAACGAATTCTTCGTTAACGGCGAATACCGCAGTGTGATCCGCATGTGCATTTTCCAACCGGAATTTTTAGTCCGCTACAAAACTAAAACCGCCGAAAGCCCTGCTATCGAAGCACTGGGCGCGGGCGTACTCTAA
- the upp gene encoding uracil phosphoribosyltransferase produces the protein MKIVEVKHPLVKHKLGLMRENDISTKRFRELASEVGSLLTYEATADLQTEKVTIEGWNGPVEIEQIKGKKITVVPILRAGLGMMEGVLEHVPSARISVVGVYRDEETLLPVPYFQKLASNIEERMALVVDPMLATGGSMIATIDLLKKAGCQSIKVLVLVAAPEGIAALEKAHPNVELYTASIDQGLNDKGYIIPGLGDAGDKIFGTK, from the coding sequence ATGAAGATCGTTGAAGTGAAACACCCGCTGGTAAAACACAAGCTGGGACTGATGCGTGAAAATGACATCAGCACAAAACGCTTTCGCGAACTGGCTTCTGAGGTAGGCAGTTTACTGACCTATGAAGCAACCGCAGACCTTCAAACTGAGAAGGTGACCATCGAAGGTTGGAACGGTCCGGTTGAAATTGAACAGATTAAAGGCAAGAAAATCACCGTAGTGCCTATTCTGCGTGCGGGTTTGGGCATGATGGAAGGCGTATTGGAACATGTGCCAAGTGCACGCATCAGCGTTGTCGGCGTGTACCGCGACGAAGAAACGCTGCTGCCGGTACCTTACTTCCAGAAGCTGGCCTCAAATATAGAGGAACGCATGGCGCTGGTGGTTGACCCGATGCTGGCGACCGGGGGTTCAATGATTGCCACTATCGATCTGCTGAAAAAAGCCGGCTGCCAAAGCATTAAAGTGCTGGTGCTGGTTGCAGCACCGGAAGGGATTGCCGCCCTCGAGAAGGCGCACCCAAACGTTGAGCTGTACACCGCCTCGATTGACCAGGGGCTAAACGACAAGGGATACATTATCCCGGGCCTCGGTGACGCAGGCGATAAAATATTTGGTACCAAGTAA
- a CDS encoding cytochrome ubiquinol oxidase subunit I has protein sequence MFGLTALDLARTQFAFTVSFHIIFPAITIGLASFLAVLEGLWLKTKQDAYRDLYHFWSKVFAVNFGMGVVSGLVMAYQFGTNWSGFSDFAGAITGPLLTYEVLTAFFLEAGFLGVMLFGWNRVGPGLHFFSTCMVALGTIFSTFWILASNSWMHTPQGYSIVNGLIVPVDWLKVIFNPSFPFRLMHMSVAAFLASAFFVASAAAYHLLRGNNTAATRKMFSMAMWMALIVSPIQAFLGDAHGLNTLKYEPAKIAAIEGHWENLDNKPTPLVLVGWPDMDAEETKYKIEIPDLGSLILTHSLTKQIPALKSFPKEDRPDSTVVFWSFRIMAGLGMLMILSGFVGLWLRRRGTMYENKNFLRFMLLMGPSGLIALLAGWFTTEVGRQPWVVYGLLRTKDAVSAHGVVHMSITLIAFIVIYCSVFGVGYAYMMRLIKKGPQAHEGETHEHGGPGQTRTPSRPLSAVDEKLDSRS, from the coding sequence ATGTTTGGCTTAACTGCACTGGATCTTGCAAGGACCCAGTTCGCCTTTACAGTGTCGTTTCACATTATTTTCCCGGCTATCACCATAGGTTTGGCGAGTTTTCTGGCTGTGCTCGAAGGGCTCTGGCTGAAAACAAAACAAGATGCCTATCGTGATCTTTATCATTTCTGGTCCAAGGTCTTCGCCGTAAACTTCGGTATGGGCGTCGTCTCTGGTCTGGTTATGGCTTACCAATTCGGTACTAACTGGAGCGGCTTCTCTGATTTCGCCGGTGCTATTACGGGTCCCCTGTTGACCTATGAAGTACTGACCGCATTCTTCCTCGAAGCCGGCTTCCTGGGTGTCATGCTGTTTGGCTGGAATCGTGTTGGTCCTGGCCTGCACTTTTTCTCTACCTGTATGGTGGCCCTGGGAACTATCTTCTCAACCTTCTGGATCCTGGCCTCAAACAGCTGGATGCATACCCCACAGGGTTACAGCATCGTAAACGGTCTGATTGTGCCGGTTGACTGGTTGAAAGTTATCTTCAACCCGTCGTTCCCGTTCCGTCTCATGCACATGAGCGTGGCCGCATTCCTGGCCTCGGCGTTCTTTGTGGCTTCTGCCGCGGCATACCACTTGCTGCGCGGAAACAACACGGCGGCGACCCGCAAAATGTTCTCGATGGCCATGTGGATGGCGCTGATCGTCTCTCCAATCCAGGCATTCCTGGGTGATGCGCACGGTCTGAACACCCTGAAGTATGAGCCTGCCAAGATTGCTGCGATTGAAGGCCACTGGGAAAACCTGGACAACAAACCTACGCCGTTGGTGTTGGTCGGTTGGCCAGACATGGACGCCGAAGAGACCAAGTACAAGATTGAAATTCCCGATCTCGGAAGCTTAATTCTGACGCACAGCCTGACCAAGCAGATCCCGGCGCTTAAGTCTTTCCCTAAAGAAGACCGTCCAGATTCGACCGTCGTGTTCTGGTCATTCCGCATCATGGCCGGTTTGGGCATGCTGATGATTCTGTCAGGCTTCGTGGGCCTGTGGCTGCGTCGTCGCGGTACGATGTATGAGAACAAAAACTTCCTGCGCTTTATGCTGCTGATGGGGCCGTCGGGTCTTATTGCACTGCTGGCGGGCTGGTTCACGACGGAAGTGGGTCGTCAGCCGTGGGTTGTTTATGGTCTGCTGCGTACTAAAGACGCGGTTTCGGCGCACGGTGTTGTGCACATGAGCATCACGCTGATTGCCTTCATTGTTATCTACTGTTCCGTATTCGGTGTGGGCTATGCCTACATGATGCGCCTGATTAAGAAAGGCCCTCAGGCACACGAAGGCGAAACTCACGAGCACGGTGGCCCGGGTCAAACACGTACCCCATCGCGTCCGCTTTCTGCAGTAGATGAAAAACTAGATTCCAGGAGCTAA
- the mgtE gene encoding magnesium transporter, with the protein MSAAKPQNHSQKLAELRHHILDLLLNNDDLADSILGEKSAESRNTLLMDQTADLSASVASLHAADLADILEALPERQRLALWSLVDTSARGKALVEVSETVWDSLIEEMSDRDLLKAIALLDLDDQVYLAEYLPRDLTGRVLTSLEPRLRDKVREVMKFGKTSVGRIMDFELLSIRPDVTLATVQRYLRFRKIIPKGSDKLFVTDRKNLLLGELPLTTVLLNAPQRRVSEVMNDDPTCFSPDDKADDAAGAFERYDLITAPVVDLKGKLMGRLTVESIVDFVNEDSDTNIRRMGGLSPEEDIFSPVTKAVKNRWAWLAINLCTAFVASRVIGLFEHTISELVALAALMPIVAGIGGNTGNQTITMIVRGLALHQIQLGNLPFLLFRELGVALINGLVWGGLMGIVTWLLYGNMAMGGVMTLAMVLNLLVAALMGVIIPLTMVRLGRDPALGASVMITALTDTGGFFIFLGLATVFLL; encoded by the coding sequence ATGTCAGCAGCAAAACCGCAGAACCATTCACAAAAACTGGCAGAATTACGCCATCATATTCTTGATTTACTGCTTAATAACGATGATTTAGCCGACAGCATTCTCGGTGAAAAGTCAGCAGAAAGCCGCAACACTCTTCTGATGGACCAAACCGCTGACCTCAGCGCCAGCGTAGCCAGCCTTCACGCCGCCGACCTTGCCGATATACTCGAAGCACTGCCCGAACGTCAGCGTCTGGCACTGTGGAGCCTGGTAGATACTTCGGCGCGCGGCAAGGCGCTGGTTGAAGTGTCAGAAACGGTTTGGGACAGCCTGATTGAGGAGATGAGCGACCGAGACCTGCTCAAGGCTATCGCTCTGCTAGACCTTGACGATCAGGTCTATCTGGCCGAGTACCTGCCGCGTGATTTGACCGGTCGCGTACTGACCTCACTTGAACCCCGCCTGCGCGACAAAGTGCGCGAGGTTATGAAGTTCGGTAAGACCTCGGTGGGCCGTATTATGGACTTCGAACTGTTGTCCATTCGTCCCGACGTCACGCTGGCCACCGTGCAGCGCTATCTGCGCTTTCGTAAAATCATTCCCAAAGGCAGCGATAAGCTGTTTGTCACCGACCGCAAAAACCTCTTGCTCGGTGAACTGCCCTTAACCACCGTACTGCTTAATGCGCCACAGAGGCGGGTAAGCGAGGTGATGAATGATGACCCAACCTGCTTCAGCCCCGATGATAAAGCCGACGATGCCGCCGGTGCGTTTGAGCGCTATGACCTGATAACCGCACCGGTAGTAGACTTAAAAGGCAAGCTGATGGGCCGACTGACGGTTGAGTCTATTGTCGATTTTGTTAACGAAGACTCTGATACCAACATCCGTCGCATGGGTGGCCTAAGCCCGGAAGAAGACATTTTCTCGCCGGTGACCAAGGCGGTGAAAAATCGTTGGGCGTGGCTGGCCATCAACCTGTGTACCGCCTTTGTCGCCTCGCGCGTTATTGGGCTATTTGAGCACACCATTTCCGAGTTGGTGGCACTGGCGGCGTTGATGCCCATTGTTGCCGGGATCGGCGGTAACACCGGTAACCAGACCATCACCATGATCGTTCGCGGGCTGGCGCTGCATCAAATTCAGCTCGGCAACCTGCCGTTTTTGCTGTTCAGAGAGCTTGGCGTGGCGCTGATTAATGGCCTCGTTTGGGGCGGCCTGATGGGGATTGTGACCTGGCTGCTTTACGGCAATATGGCGATGGGCGGTGTCATGACGCTGGCAATGGTGCTCAATCTGCTGGTCGCGGCACTGATGGGGGTGATTATTCCGTTAACGATGGTGCGGCTGGGGCGAGACCCGGCGCTGGGGGCGAGCGTAATGATTACGGCGCTGACCGACACCGGCGGATTCTTTATCTTTCTCGGTCTGGCCACCGTCTTCCTGCTGTAA
- the purM gene encoding phosphoribosylformylglycinamidine cyclo-ligase: MTEKTSLSYKDAGVDIDAGNALVDRIKGVVKQTRRPEVMGGLGGFGALCALPQKYREPVLVSGTDGVGTKLRLAMDLKRHDTIGIDLVAMCVNDLVVQGAEPLFFLDYYATGKLDVDTAASVITGIAEGCLQSGCALVGGETAEMPGMYHGDDYDVAGFCVGVVEKSEIIDGSKVQDGDVLVALASSGPHSNGYSLVRKILEVSKADPLTTRLADKTLADHLLEPTKIYVKSILKLIENVEVHAICHLTGGGFWENIPRVLPENTQAIIDESSWKWPDVFGWLQQNGNVSSHEMYRTFNCGVGMLVALPAELADQAIALLNDNGEQAWVIGSIKASDSEERVIIK, translated from the coding sequence GTGACCGAAAAGACCTCTCTCAGCTATAAAGACGCAGGTGTGGATATTGATGCAGGTAACGCATTGGTAGACCGCATTAAAGGTGTAGTAAAACAGACTCGCCGTCCAGAAGTCATGGGTGGACTGGGTGGTTTTGGTGCCCTGTGCGCGCTGCCGCAAAAATATCGTGAACCCGTGCTGGTTTCGGGAACCGACGGCGTTGGCACCAAGCTGCGTCTGGCAATGGATTTAAAACGCCACGATACCATTGGTATCGATTTGGTCGCCATGTGTGTGAATGACTTGGTTGTTCAGGGCGCAGAGCCACTGTTCTTCCTGGACTATTACGCGACGGGCAAACTGGATGTGGATACCGCAGCCAGCGTTATCACCGGCATCGCCGAAGGCTGCCTGCAGTCTGGCTGTGCATTGGTCGGGGGCGAAACCGCAGAAATGCCGGGCATGTACCACGGTGATGATTACGACGTCGCAGGATTCTGCGTTGGCGTGGTTGAAAAATCAGAAATTATTGACGGCAGCAAAGTGCAGGACGGCGACGTTCTGGTTGCGCTGGCTTCAAGTGGCCCGCACTCAAACGGCTACTCTCTGGTTCGCAAAATTCTCGAAGTCAGCAAGGCCGATCCTTTGACCACCCGTCTGGCGGATAAAACTCTGGCCGACCACCTCCTTGAACCGACTAAAATCTACGTAAAATCAATCCTTAAACTGATTGAAAACGTTGAAGTTCACGCAATCTGTCACCTGACCGGTGGCGGCTTCTGGGAAAACATCCCGCGCGTATTGCCAGAAAACACCCAGGCAATTATCGATGAATCAAGCTGGAAATGGCCGGACGTGTTCGGCTGGTTACAGCAAAATGGCAACGTCAGCAGCCACGAAATGTACCGCACGTTCAACTGCGGCGTGGGCATGCTGGTTGCATTGCCAGCAGAGTTGGCTGATCAAGCTATTGCCCTGCTCAATGACAACGGCGAACAAGCCTGGGTTATCGGCAGTATTAAAGCTTCCGACTCAGAAGAACGCGTTATCATTAAATAA
- the ppx gene encoding exopolyphosphatase — protein MPLNSSMTAKPQEIAAIDLGSNSFHMVIARVVNGALQVLGRLKQRVHLADGLDSNSKLSEEAIQRGLDCLALFAERLQGFSGENVTIVGTHSLRQAINAEEFLLRAAEVIPYPIEIISGQEEARLIFMGVEHTQPEKGRKLVIDIGGGSTELVIGEDFEPLLAESRRMGCVSFAQLFFRGGEISRSNFKRARLAAAQKLETLAWQYRLQGWQYALGASGTIKAAHEVLIEMGEKDGLITAERLEMLADEVMKYKNFSSLSLPGLSEDRQSVFVPGLAILCGVFDALAIKELRLSDGALREGVLYEMEGRFRHQDIRSRTAKSLADHYNIDREQARRVLETTETLYTQWLAQNATLAQPQLESLLKWASMLHEVGLGINHSGMHRHSAYILQNSNLPGFTQEQQTLLATLVRFQRKAIRLDDLPRLNLFKKKHYLPLIQLLRLGALLNNQRQATTQPESLRLHTDDNHWTLRFPAGFMAQNNLVQLDFEREQNYWSDVTGWKLMLEEEEGEQEQ, from the coding sequence ATGCCGTTAAACAGCTCAATGACTGCCAAACCACAGGAAATTGCCGCTATCGACCTTGGGTCAAACAGTTTTCATATGGTGATAGCCCGCGTCGTTAACGGCGCACTCCAGGTATTAGGCCGATTGAAGCAGCGCGTTCATCTGGCAGACGGTCTGGACAGTAATAGCAAACTGAGCGAAGAGGCCATTCAGCGCGGTCTTGACTGTCTTGCGCTGTTTGCTGAACGGCTACAGGGTTTCTCAGGTGAGAACGTGACTATTGTAGGCACTCACTCACTGCGTCAGGCGATTAATGCCGAAGAGTTTCTGCTGCGTGCTGCTGAAGTCATTCCCTATCCGATTGAGATTATTTCGGGTCAGGAAGAGGCGCGTCTGATTTTTATGGGCGTTGAGCACACTCAACCTGAGAAAGGCCGCAAACTGGTGATTGATATCGGCGGTGGCTCAACCGAACTGGTGATCGGTGAAGACTTCGAACCACTGCTGGCCGAAAGCCGCCGCATGGGCTGTGTGAGTTTTGCTCAGCTATTTTTCCGCGGTGGCGAAATCAGCCGCAGTAATTTTAAACGCGCCCGCCTGGCCGCCGCGCAAAAGCTCGAAACGCTGGCCTGGCAATATCGCCTGCAGGGCTGGCAGTATGCGCTCGGCGCCTCCGGAACAATAAAAGCTGCCCATGAAGTGCTGATTGAAATGGGTGAGAAAGACGGATTGATCACCGCCGAGCGTCTTGAGATGCTGGCCGATGAGGTCATGAAGTATAAAAACTTCTCCTCACTCAGTCTTCCGGGCCTTTCAGAAGACCGTCAGTCAGTGTTCGTGCCTGGATTAGCTATCCTGTGCGGCGTGTTTGACGCGCTGGCAATCAAAGAGCTGCGCCTGTCTGACGGTGCGCTGCGTGAAGGCGTGCTGTACGAAATGGAAGGTCGTTTTCGTCATCAGGATATTCGCAGCCGCACGGCAAAAAGCCTGGCCGATCACTATAATATCGACCGCGAGCAGGCCCGTAGGGTATTGGAAACCACCGAGACGCTGTACACCCAGTGGCTGGCGCAAAATGCGACACTGGCTCAGCCACAGCTTGAATCGCTGCTGAAGTGGGCCTCTATGCTGCATGAAGTGGGCCTGGGCATTAACCACAGCGGCATGCATCGTCATTCTGCCTACATTTTGCAGAACTCAAATTTGCCGGGCTTCACTCAGGAACAGCAAACGCTGCTGGCTACGCTGGTACGTTTTCAGCGTAAAGCGATTCGCTTGGATGATCTGCCGCGCCTTAACCTGTTCAAGAAAAAACATTACCTGCCACTTATCCAGCTGCTGCGCCTCGGCGCACTGTTGAACAATCAGCGTCAGGCCACCACGCAGCCTGAAAGTCTGCGACTGCATACCGACGACAACCACTGGACGCTGCGTTTCCCGGCAGGATTTATGGCGCAGAACAACTTGGTTCAACTGGATTTCGAACGCGAGCAAAATTACTGGAGTGACGTAACAGGCTGGAAACTGATGCTGGAAGAGGAAGAAGGCGAGCAAGAACAGTAG